The Fragaria vesca subsp. vesca linkage group LG2, FraVesHawaii_1.0, whole genome shotgun sequence genome includes a window with the following:
- the LOC101300120 gene encoding pentatricopeptide repeat-containing protein At3g21470-like, which translates to MSFTRSSYIFSSMVSSSIDEVTKISGAQRWDSQSYLVAKPLNHNPPSLTEMEKLCNGMFCLKSKSKNHKTLKFKIVARETLEVRPTRNEILALPVLIRNHLSQGLPRQALLVYTQFRRKGIYTWGVLPLILKACASLPSIKHGKSAHAECIKSGVICDVSVGTSLVDMYAKCGDIIESRKVFDYMPERNVVSWNAMIGGYWRNGDAASALSLFEKMSLRTYVTWVEMISGFARTGDTVSARRLFDQVPPELKNVITWTVMVDGYCSNGQMEMARELFEAMPQRNFFVWSSMISGYCKIGVVEEAKMIFDRIPVRNLVNWNSMISGYAQNGFCEEALKAFENMQAEGFEPDEFTIVSVLSACSQSGLLDVGKDIHNMLSHNRIKLNQIVHNALVDMYAKCGDLINARLIFEEMTERNSACWNAMISSMAIHGQCKEALELFSRMEDSNEKPDEITFLAVLSACAHGGLVDEGMEIFSIMQKKYGLEAGIKHYGCLVDLLGRAGRLREAYSLVKNMPIKPNDMVWGAMLGACRIYMDMEMTEQVAKDISTLNSSIRSADNSHYVLLSNIYAASDRWEKAERTRMDLVNEGFEKTPAHSAFMPCGA; encoded by the exons ATGTCGTTCACACGCTCCTCTTACATCTTCTCCTCCATGGTGTCGTCCTCCATCGACGAAGTCACCAAGATCTCGGGTGCGCAACGTTGGGATTCTCAGTCCTATTTGGTTGCGAAGCCCCTCAATCATAATCCACCTTCTTTGACAGAGATGGAGAAGCTTTGCAATGGAATGTTTTGCCTCAAATCCAAATCCAAGAAC CATAAAACTTTGAAGTTCAAAATTGTGGCAAGAGAGACTTTGGAAGTTCGTCCCACCAGGAACGAAATCCTGGCTCTTCCTGTGCTTATACGGAATCACCTCTCTCAAGGATTACCTCGACAAGCGCTTCTAGTCTACACCCAATTTCGTCGGAAAGGCATCTACACTTGGGGTGTACTCCCTTTGATTCTCAAGGCTTGTGCTTCGCTTCCGTCAATAAAGCATGGGAAATCGGCGCACGCAGAGTGTATCAAGTCTGGTGTGATTTGTGATGTATCGGTTGGCACCTCATTAGTTGACATGTATGCGAAATGCGGGGACATTATTGAGTCTCGGAAAGTGTTTGATTATATGCCTGAGAGAAATGTGGTAAGTTGGAATGCCATGATTGGTGGGTACTGGAGAAATGGGGATGCAGCATCTGCGTTGTCTTTGTTTGAGAAGATGTCATTGCGGACGTATGTGACTTGGGTTGAGATGATTAGTGGGTTTGCGAGGACTGGAGATACTGTTAGTGCTAGGAGGTTGTTTGATCAGGTTCCACCGGAGTTGAAGAATGTGATTACGTGGACTGTGATGGTTGATGGATATTGTAGCAATGGACAGATGGAGATGGCAAGGGAACTTTTCGAGGCAATGCCCCAGCGCAACTTCTTTGTTTGGTCGTCAATGATTTCTGGGTATTGCAAGATAGGTGTTGTTGAGGAGGCTAAGATGATCTTTGATAGAATCCCAGTCCGGAACTTGGTAAATTGGAATTCGATGATATCTGGATATGCGCAAAATGGATTTTGCGAGGAAGCTTTGAAAGCATTTGAGAACATGCAAGCTGAAGGCTTTGAGCCAGATGAGTTTACTATTGTGAGTGTCTTATCTGCTTGTTCGCAGTCTGGGTTATTAGATGTTGGCAAGGATATACATAACATGTTAAGTCATAACAGGATAAAGCTTAATCAGATTGTTCACAATGCACTTGTAGACATGTATGCAAAATGTGGCGACTTGATCAATGCAAGGTTGATTTTTGAGGAGATGACTGAGAGGAACAGTGCTTGTTGGAATGCTATGATTTCAAGCATGGCTATTCATGGACAGTGCAAGGAGGCTCTTGAATTGTTTAGCAGAATGGAGGATTCAAATGAAAAGCCTGATGAGATTACCTTTCTTGCCGTTCTGTCAGCTTGTGCGCATGGAGGTTTAGTAGATGAAGGCATGGAAATTTTCTCCATAATGCAGAAGAAATATGGTTTGGAAGCCGGAATTAAGCATTATGGGTGCTTAGTTGATCTTTTGGGACGGGCTGGAAGGTTAAGAGAGGCTTACTCTTTAGTTAAAAATATGCCCATCAAACCCAATGACATGGTTTGGGGAGCTATGCTTGGAGCTTGCCGGATTTATATGGATATGGAAATGACAGAACAGGTAGCAAAAGATATTAGCACCCTAAATTCAAGCATTCGGTCAGCCGATAATTCACATTATGTGCTTCTGTCAAATATTTATGCTGCTTCTGATAGATGGGAAAAAGCTGAGAGGACGAGAATGGACTTGGTAAACGAAGGCTTTGAAAAGACACCTGCTCACAGTGCATTTATGCCCTGTGGCGCATAG
- the LOC101294128 gene encoding psbP domain-containing protein 4, chloroplastic-like produces MRTALFTSCSFAWTYQPKAIPSHNLLAQSSLENGACSTKSEASSREYGVLNGEAEKVSGILKRRSVVLSGASLVSSAVLGFPGDGLAVIKQGLLAGRVPGLSEPDEQGWRTYRRPDEKSGGHGVGWSPIIPYLFSVPQGWEEVPVSIADLGGTEIDLRFGSANEGRLSVIVAPVLRFLDNFDGDATIEKIGRPETVINAFGPEVIGENVEGKVMSINVVQDSGRTYYQYELEPPHVLITATAAGNRLYLFNVTGSGLQWKRHYKDLKKIADSFRVV; encoded by the exons ATGAGAACAGCCTTGTTTACCAGTTGCAGCTTTGCCTGGACTTATCAGCCAAAAGCAATCCCCTCCCACAATTTGCTTGCTCAGTCTTCACTTGAGAATGGAGCTTGTAGCACCAAATCTGAAGCGAGTTCAAGAGAATATGGTGTGCTTAATGGAGAAGCTGAAAAGGTCTCTGGAATCTTGAAGAGAAGATCAGTGGTACTGTCTGGAGCTTCTTTGGTTTCTTCTGCGGTGTTGGGTTTTCCAGGAGATGGCTTGGCCGTGATTAAGCAGGGTCTTCTGGCAGGACGGGTTCCTGGTCTGTCTGAACCAGATGAACAAG GTTGGAGGACGTACCGCAGACCAGATGAGAAGTCCGGAGGGCACGGCGTTGGTTGGAGCCCTATCATCCCTTATCTCTTCTCTGTTCCTCAAGGTTGGGAAGAG GTTCCAGTATCAATAGCTGATCTTGGTGGAACAGAGATTGACCTGAGATTTGGTAGTGCCAACGAGGGACGCCTGTCGGTCATTGTTGCTCCTGTTCTGAGATTTTTGGATA ATTTCGATGGAGATGCAACAATTGAAAAAATTGGCCGTCCAGAGACGGTGATCAATGCATTTGGACCTGAAGTTATAGGGGAAAATGTGGAAGGGAAGGTTATGAGCATCAATGTCGTTCAAGATTCTGGAAGAACATATTACCAGTATGAGTTGGAGCCACCTCATGTTCTGATCACAGCAACTGCAGCAGGGAATCGTCTGTACTTGTTTAATGTAACTGGAAGTG GTCTTCAATGGAAGAGGCATTACAAAGATTTGAAGAAGATAGCAGACTCCTTTCGTGTAGTCTAA
- the LOC101299834 gene encoding pentatricopeptide repeat-containing protein At2g29760, chloroplastic-like: MIQCFIGKTPVGALQVYDRMKALKVSPNSYTFTFLLSCFESCEALEDGRVVHGDIVKLGFSSSVFVQNTLLDFYAKCAGGFGFDSARKVFDEMPERDVVSWNSMIASYMSRGGVEPAMRLFESVPEKNIVTWNSVVSGLSKAGNMELARSVFEKMPERNDVSWNSLITAYIRLGDMSSARCLFEQMPEKTVVSWTAMVSGYNIIGDLESARNVFSLMPVKNVVSWNAMIAGYVHNHMFDQALSVFRKMLIDGKCRPDQSTMISVLSACTHLGSLEHGKWTESYIKRNKFDMSVPLGNALIDMFAKCGVVENAKAVFDKMDNRCIITWTTMVSGLAVNGWCREALALFETMCLRGPKPDDVIFIAVLSACTHGGLVDEGKQIFYQMEHEFDIKPRIEHYGCMVDLLGRAGKLEEALRFVENMHLEPNAVIWATLLGSCKIHGSGDLVESVTRRIIEQEPENPSYLTLVSNLSASVGQWKDVLTYRQVMRQQGIEKVPGCSSIQMGNKIDEFLAHDTRHDERKKRDLWSFELFE, encoded by the coding sequence ATGATACAATGCTTCATTGGAAAGACCCCAGTAGGCGCATTGCAAGTCTACGATCGAATGAAAGCATTGAAAGTTTCGCCGAATAGTTATACTTTCACTTTTCTTCTTAGCTGCTTTGAATCCTGTGAGGCCCTTGAAGATGGGAGGGTGGTTCATGGTGACATTGTCAAACTTGGTTTCAGCTCCAGCGTCTTTGTTCAGAACACCCTTTTGGATTTCTATGCGAAATGTGCCGGCGGTTTTGGTTTTGATTCTGCACGGAAGGTGTTTGATGAAATGCCTGAGAGGGATGTGGTTTCTTGGAATTCTATGATTGCTAGTTACATGAGTCGTGGTGGGGTAGAGCCTGCAATGAGGCTGTTTGAGTCAGTTCCGGAGAAAAACATTGTGACATGGAACTCTGTTGTTTCTGGTCTTTCCAAGGCCGGGAACATGGAGTTGGCCCGTTCGGTTTTTGAGAAGATGCCTGAAAGAAATGATGTTTCCTGGAATTCATTGATAACTGCGTATATACGGTTGGGTGATATGAGCTCAGCTCGGTGTTTATTTGAACAAATGCCTGAGAAAACAGTTGTTTCTTGGACCGCCATGGTGTCTGGATACAACATCATTGGAGATCTTGAATCAGCCAGGAATGTATTCAGTTTGATGCCGGTGAAAAATGTTGTATCGTGGAATGCTATGATTGCAGGTTATGTTCACAACCACATGTTTGATCAAGCTCTTTCTGTATTCCGCAAGATGTTGATTGATGGCAAGTGCAGGCCTGATCAGAGCACTATGATCAGTGTGCTATCGGCATGTACTCACTTGGGTTCTCTTGAACATGGGAAATGGACCGAGTCTTATATTAAGAGGAACAAGTTTGACATGTCTGTACCTTTGGGAAATGCTCTAATAGACATGTTCGCAAAGTGTGGAGTTGTAGAAAATGCAAAAGCTGTTTTTGATAAGATGGACAACAGATGTATAATTACATGGACGACAATGGTTTCAGGTCTAGCTGTTAATGGGTGGTGCAGAGAAGCATTAGCTCTCTTTGAAACAATGTGTTTAAGAGGACCTAAACCAGATGATGTGATTTTTATTGCTGTTCTATCAGCTTGCACTCATGGAGGGCTGGTAGACGAGGGGAAACAAATTTTTTATCAGATGGAACATGAGTTTGACATCAAGCCCCGAATAGAGCATTATGGGTGCATGGTTGATCTTCTAGGTCGAGCCGGGAAGTTGGAAGAAGCACTCAGATTTGTAGAAAACATGCATTTGGAGCCAAATGCTGTTATTTGGGCTACTCTACTGGGTTCTTGTAAGATTCATGGAAGTGGAGATCTGGTGGAGTCTGTAACCAGGAGGATTATAGAGCAGGAACCGGAAAATCCCAGTTATTTAACTCTAGTTTCTAATTTGAGTGCATCAGTTGGACAATGGAAAGATGTGCTGACCTATCGGCAAGTTATGAGACAACAGGGAATAGAAAAGGTTCCTGGTTGTAGCTCAATCCAAATGGGGAACAAGATAGATGAGTTTCTTGCCCACGATACAAGGCATGACGAAAGAAAGAAAAGAGATTTATGGAGTTTTGAATTGTTTGAATGA